One region of Miscanthus floridulus cultivar M001 chromosome 19, ASM1932011v1, whole genome shotgun sequence genomic DNA includes:
- the LOC136525163 gene encoding hydroxyacylglutathione hydrolase 1, mitochondrial-like yields MDRGVGGAGNGCGRVAPPTLALEGVSRDEGSPSLLPSMQKQWPGKPLLYGIGTLLVMPLRTLYGVGRVFGAGRFLCNMTSVLSSLQIELVPCLRDNYAYILHDVDTGTVGVVDPSEAMPIINTLERRNQNLTYILNPIITMIILVETCN; encoded by the exons ATGGATCGCGGCGTTGGTGGTGCCGGAAATGGATGTGGACGAGTTGCACCTCCTACTCTGGCACTGGAGGGAGTCAGCCGAG ATGAGGGGTCGCCGTCCTTGCTGCCAAGCATGCAGAAGCAATGGCCCGGGAAGCCACTGTTGTATGGAATCGGCACCCTGTTGGTCATGCCACTAAGGACACTGTATGGAGTGGGTCGTGTTTTTGGTGCTGGGCGGTTCCTCTGCAACATGACCAGCGTCTTGTCGTCGCTGCAAATTGAGCTT GTACCTTGCCTTCGAGATAACTATGCATATATCCTGCATGATGTTGATACTGGAACagttggagtcgtggatccttcTGAGGCTATGCCTATTATAAATACATTGGAAAGGAGAAACCAGAACTTGACTTATATACTGAACCCCATCATCACTATGATCATACTGGTGGAAACATGTAATTGA